The Curtobacterium herbarum genome contains the following window.
GGCGTTCGGGATCGGGTCGCCGCTCTGGTTCCTCGCCGCGTACGGCATCACGCAGTGCTGCGTGCCGCTGATGGCACGGCTGCACGCCACCGCTCCGTGGCGCACCCTGGCGGTGCTGCTCCTGCTGGCCACGGTGGTCGACGCGGTCCGGCTCGGCACCGGGGTCGCCGAGGTCGGGCTGCTCAACCTCGGCCCGGTGTGGCTGTTCGCGCAGCAGCTCGGCTTCCTCTGGGCCGACGGCTGGTTCGCCCGACGCTCGAAGCTCCTGCTGGCGGGCATCGCGGCCGTCGCCTACGCCGTCCTCGTGCCGATCACCTCGGTCGGGCTCTGGGCGCCGGACATGCTGCAGGACCTCAACCCGCCGATGCTGCCGCTGGCCCTGCTCGCGGTCGGGCAGGCCTGCCTGGTCCAGCTCGTGCACGCACCCCTGACCCGGCTGATGCAGACCCGCCCCGCCCAGGCCGTCGTGTTCCTGCTCGGCCGCGACGGCATGACGATCTACCTGTGGCACCTGCCGCTCTTCATCCTGCTCAACGGGATCGGACTGCTCGTCGGGTTGCCGTTCCCCGACCCGGGCTCGCGGACCTGGTGGGCCACGCGCGTGATCGCCGTGGTCGTGCTGCTCGCGGCGACCCTCGGAGTCGCCCGGGCCGTGCGCCGCTTCGACCGGCCGCTCCCCCGCCTCGTCCCCGGTGCCGACCGGCCGGC
Protein-coding sequences here:
- a CDS encoding acyltransferase family protein; its protein translation is MSMQQADASANTAQDVRGAIAQRDLVVDLIRTACVVLVVIVHVTMVGVGSDASGLRVTSPLQELPWYVAATWIGQVMPLFFVVGGFASAVGWRSTVTRGGGARDYVATRLVRLYRPAVPLFAVLAVGLGIATVLGTPADLLSELAFGIGSPLWFLAAYGITQCCVPLMARLHATAPWRTLAVLLLLATVVDAVRLGTGVAEVGLLNLGPVWLFAQQLGFLWADGWFARRSKLLLAGIAAVAYAVLVPITSVGLWAPDMLQDLNPPMLPLALLAVGQACLVQLVHAPLTRLMQTRPAQAVVFLLGRDGMTIYLWHLPLFILLNGIGLLVGLPFPDPGSRTWWATRVIAVVVLLAATLGVARAVRRFDRPLPRLVPGADRPAWPVLAVAALCTIGPAFAVMQLHLSFPLALLGAVAIPVGTWLLSKTVAAPGVRTM